The following are encoded together in the Poseidonibacter lekithochrous genome:
- a CDS encoding metallophosphoesterase family protein translates to MKIGILSDSHHRSDYTKEVIDFLKEKGSQYLVHAGDLCIEENLQLLKDSGLIYVSVFGNNDMGLIPVSNKYTIKQEPYYFKIKDIKFKLMHLPYHLTPDADVVIFGHTHKFESECKNGTLFVNPGEVCAREKPLIECVFLEINENEYIITYYFKNTNKEFFEKEEYKYER, encoded by the coding sequence ATGAAAATAGGTATTTTATCAGATAGTCACCACAGAAGTGACTATACGAAAGAAGTTATTGACTTTTTAAAAGAAAAGGGAAGTCAATACCTTGTACATGCTGGTGATTTATGTATTGAAGAAAATCTACAACTTTTAAAAGACTCAGGGCTTATTTATGTGAGTGTATTTGGAAATAATGATATGGGATTAATCCCTGTTTCTAATAAATATACTATAAAACAAGAACCTTATTATTTCAAAATAAAAGATATAAAATTTAAACTTATGCATCTTCCTTATCACTTAACTCCCGATGCTGATGTTGTGATTTTTGGTCATACTCATAAGTTTGAATCAGAGTGTAAAAATGGAACATTGTTTGTAAATCCAGGGGAAGTTTGTGCACGTGAAAAGCCTCTAATTGAGTGTGTATTTCTAGAAATTAATGAAAATGAGTATATAATCACGTACTATTTTAAAAATACAAACAAAGAATTTTTTGAGAAAGAAGAATATAAATATGAACGATAA
- the topA gene encoding type I DNA topoisomerase, protein MKNLVIVESPAKAKTISKFLGSDYVVMASMGHVRDLPKSKLGFDPADNFKPKYLVSTDKKKVISDLKKQISKDTTIYLAADEDREGEAIAWHLIPALKIENNPIKRIVFHEITKDAIMKALENPRDVDQHLVDAQQARRILDRAVGYELSPLLWKKVRYGLSAGRVQSVAVKIIVDRENEIREFKPEEYWKIKSEFIDPELKSELAKENGSNVKVTNEAQARVIESSLKQGSFVLNDIEEKDSKRNPAAPFTTSTLQQEASRKLGYSVKQTMIIAQQLYEGNVGNIPGHTGGLITYMRTDSLNLSKVATSAAKEVIEAQYGKEYSLDKPRAYKSKAKGAQEAHEAIRPVNLALKPSEIKDHVDNSQYKLYSLIWKRTLATQMAPAKIANTTYKIKAGKSEEFEFQTKGQRIIFPGFMKAYTEGSDNPESALDSTEKILPTIKVGTVLNLNKLDLEQLFTKPPARYTEASLVKKLESEGIGRPSTYAPTISTIQQREYVVKTEDKKLEPTPTGEIVNTFLADHFSDIVNLGFTAKIEEEFDDIAEGKIAWEQVMHEFYGGFKKTIEEKEETVNKEDYLQVREIGTDPKSGKPMSARVGRFGPFVQIGTKDDEEKPQFVAIPDHLNMDTITMEEALFLFTLPRVVGHTAEGEEIKANIGRFGPYLQVKTKYYSLKTDDPYTVEEDRALVVIKEIDEAKAKATIKNFEKEKIQVLIGQYGPYIKQGRKNFKIPKGKVAEDLTLEECEEIIAKDPKSKTAAKKAPAKKAPAKKPAAKKTTAKKTTTKKAPAKKTTAKKSTPKT, encoded by the coding sequence GTGAAAAATTTAGTAATCGTGGAGTCTCCTGCCAAAGCAAAGACAATATCAAAATTTTTAGGAAGTGATTATGTAGTAATGGCTTCAATGGGTCATGTTAGGGATTTACCTAAATCAAAACTTGGTTTTGATCCTGCAGATAACTTTAAGCCAAAGTACTTAGTTTCTACAGATAAGAAAAAAGTAATATCTGATTTAAAGAAACAAATTAGTAAAGATACAACTATCTACCTAGCGGCCGATGAGGATAGGGAGGGAGAAGCTATTGCATGGCATCTTATCCCTGCACTTAAAATTGAAAATAATCCTATAAAAAGAATTGTATTCCACGAAATTACTAAAGATGCCATTATGAAGGCACTAGAAAATCCAAGAGATGTTGACCAACACTTAGTTGATGCTCAACAAGCAAGAAGAATTCTTGATAGAGCAGTTGGATATGAATTATCACCTCTATTATGGAAAAAAGTAAGATATGGATTATCAGCAGGACGTGTTCAATCTGTTGCAGTTAAGATTATTGTAGATAGAGAAAATGAAATTAGAGAATTTAAACCAGAAGAGTACTGGAAAATTAAATCTGAATTTATTGACCCTGAATTAAAATCAGAACTTGCAAAAGAGAATGGTTCAAACGTTAAAGTAACAAATGAAGCACAAGCTAGAGTTATTGAATCTTCTTTAAAACAAGGAAGTTTTGTTCTTAATGATATTGAAGAAAAAGATTCAAAAAGAAACCCTGCAGCTCCATTTACTACTTCTACATTACAACAAGAAGCAAGTAGAAAACTTGGATATTCTGTAAAACAAACAATGATTATTGCACAACAACTTTATGAAGGAAATGTAGGTAATATCCCAGGACATACTGGTGGTTTAATTACATATATGAGAACTGACTCATTAAATCTTTCTAAAGTAGCAACATCTGCAGCAAAAGAAGTTATTGAAGCACAATATGGAAAAGAATACTCACTAGATAAGCCAAGAGCATACAAATCTAAAGCAAAAGGAGCACAAGAGGCTCACGAAGCTATTAGACCAGTTAATCTTGCATTAAAACCTAGTGAAATAAAAGACCATGTTGATAACTCTCAATATAAACTTTATTCATTAATTTGGAAAAGAACTTTAGCTACTCAAATGGCTCCTGCTAAGATTGCAAATACTACGTATAAAATTAAAGCTGGTAAAAGTGAAGAGTTTGAATTCCAAACAAAGGGACAAAGAATTATCTTCCCTGGATTTATGAAAGCATATACAGAAGGTAGTGATAATCCTGAATCTGCACTAGATAGTACAGAGAAAATTCTTCCAACAATTAAAGTTGGAACGGTTTTAAATCTTAATAAATTAGATTTAGAGCAGTTATTTACTAAACCACCTGCTAGATATACAGAAGCGTCACTAGTAAAAAAACTTGAATCAGAAGGAATTGGAAGACCATCAACTTATGCTCCAACAATTTCAACAATTCAGCAAAGAGAATATGTAGTAAAAACAGAAGATAAAAAACTAGAACCAACACCAACTGGTGAAATAGTTAATACTTTTTTAGCTGATCACTTCTCTGATATTGTAAATCTTGGATTTACTGCAAAAATTGAAGAAGAGTTTGATGATATTGCCGAGGGTAAAATTGCTTGGGAACAAGTAATGCATGAATTCTATGGTGGTTTCAAAAAAACTATTGAAGAAAAAGAAGAAACAGTAAATAAAGAAGATTATTTACAAGTAAGAGAAATAGGAACTGATCCAAAATCTGGAAAACCAATGAGTGCTAGAGTTGGAAGATTTGGTCCATTTGTTCAAATTGGAACAAAAGATGATGAAGAAAAGCCTCAATTTGTTGCTATTCCTGATCACTTAAATATGGATACTATTACTATGGAAGAAGCATTATTCTTGTTCACACTTCCAAGAGTTGTAGGACATACAGCAGAGGGTGAAGAGATTAAAGCAAATATTGGTAGATTTGGTCCATACTTACAAGTTAAGACTAAATATTACTCTTTAAAAACTGATGATCCTTATACTGTAGAAGAAGATAGAGCATTAGTGGTAATCAAAGAAATTGATGAAGCAAAAGCAAAAGCTACTATTAAAAATTTTGAAAAAGAGAAGATTCAAGTTTTAATCGGACAATATGGTCCATATATTAAACAAGGAAGAAAAAACTTCAAAATTCCAAAAGGTAAAGTTGCTGAAGATTTAACACTTGAAGAGTGTGAAGAGATTATTGCAAAAGATCCTAAGTCTAAAACTGCTGCTAAAAAAGCTCCGGCAAAAAAAGCACCAGCTAAGAAACCTGCGGCTAAGAAAACAACTGCAAAAAAAACAACAACTAAAAAAGCTCCTGCTAAAAAAACTACAGCTAAGAAGAGCACACCAAAAACTTAA
- a CDS encoding UDP-N-acetylmuramate dehydrogenase, translated as MQNSIRTIDFTKYSSIKIGPTVDVLVINEIADYSEYQIIGRANNLLLSSNAPKFAILGEEFDYIRREDNLLYVGCATTSGKLLTYVRKNNIANLEFLAKLPGNLGGLVKMNAGLKSWEIFNYVHSIKTKDGYIKKEDVNYSYRHTQLNTIVYEVVFNIEEGFSKDKLKEFNKMRDNQPHIPSAGSCFKNPKDDYAGRLIEAVGLKGYKIGNMSFSQEHANFLVNLGGGTYEEAVEIINLAKSRIKDQFNIDIEEEVIIY; from the coding sequence ATGCAAAATTCTATAAGAACTATTGATTTTACAAAATATTCATCAATTAAAATAGGTCCAACTGTTGATGTTTTAGTTATAAATGAAATAGCTGATTATAGTGAGTACCAAATAATTGGTCGTGCTAATAATCTTCTTCTTTCTTCAAATGCACCAAAGTTTGCAATTTTAGGGGAAGAGTTTGATTATATAAGAAGAGAAGATAATTTACTTTATGTGGGATGTGCAACTACATCTGGTAAACTTTTGACTTATGTAAGAAAAAATAATATCGCAAATTTAGAATTTTTAGCTAAACTACCAGGTAACTTAGGTGGTTTAGTAAAAATGAATGCAGGACTTAAGTCTTGGGAAATTTTCAATTATGTTCATTCTATTAAAACTAAAGATGGATATATTAAAAAAGAAGATGTGAATTATTCATATAGACACACCCAATTAAATACAATAGTTTATGAAGTTGTTTTTAATATAGAAGAGGGTTTTAGTAAAGATAAATTAAAAGAGTTTAATAAAATGAGAGATAATCAGCCACATATTCCAAGTGCTGGATCTTGTTTTAAAAACCCAAAAGATGATTATGCAGGTAGATTAATAGAAGCTGTAGGTTTAAAAGGGTATAAAATAGGCAATATGTCATTTTCCCAAGAACACGCTAATTTCTTAGTGAATTTAGGTGGCGGAACATACGAAGAAGCTGTTGAAATAATCAACTTAGCAAAGAGTAGAATAAAAGATCAATTTAACATAGATATAGAAGAAGAAGTTATAATTTATTAA
- a CDS encoding menaquinone biosynthesis family protein, producing MKTISVAHSPDADDIFMYYAIKFGWVTPNDAKFENIADDIETLNQATLKGDYDICAISFALYPFVKDDYALLKTAVSFGEGYGPKLIKRKGTKLKRNFKVALSGEFTTNALLFKIAYPDARITYMNFLDIEQAVINGDVDAGVLIHESILTYDDSLEVEKEMWDIWVELSGGDLPLPLGGMCIRRSIPLHAAIDYEDTLIKAVNVANKNRKVLAPMLLDKGLIRVDADTLDNYLDLYANDNSVQLSDIQYKALDKLFELGYKNGFYTELVKSQDFLIPSEYKELRQK from the coding sequence TTGAAGACTATAAGTGTTGCACATTCACCTGATGCAGATGATATTTTTATGTATTATGCAATTAAATTTGGTTGGGTTACTCCAAATGATGCCAAATTTGAAAATATTGCAGACGATATTGAGACATTAAATCAAGCTACATTGAAAGGTGACTATGATATTTGTGCTATTTCATTTGCACTTTATCCATTCGTTAAAGATGATTATGCCTTATTAAAAACAGCAGTTTCTTTTGGTGAAGGTTATGGACCTAAACTTATTAAAAGAAAAGGCACTAAATTAAAAAGAAATTTCAAAGTAGCTTTAAGTGGTGAATTCACTACAAATGCTTTATTATTCAAAATTGCATATCCAGATGCAAGAATTACATATATGAATTTCTTAGATATTGAACAAGCAGTTATTAATGGTGATGTTGATGCTGGTGTATTAATTCACGAATCGATTTTAACTTATGATGATTCATTAGAAGTTGAAAAAGAGATGTGGGATATTTGGGTTGAATTAAGTGGTGGAGATTTACCATTACCACTTGGTGGAATGTGTATTAGAAGATCAATTCCATTACATGCTGCAATTGATTATGAAGATACATTAATTAAAGCAGTTAATGTTGCAAATAAAAACAGAAAAGTTTTAGCTCCTATGTTACTTGACAAAGGTTTAATTAGAGTTGATGCTGACACATTAGATAATTATCTTGATTTATATGCAAATGATAACTCAGTACAATTATCTGATATTCAATATAAAGCTTTAGATAAACTATTTGAACTTGGATATAAAAATGGTTTTTATACAGAGTTAGTTAAATCACAAGATTTTTTAATTCCAAGTGAATATAAAGAATTAAGACAAAAGTAA
- a CDS encoding transglycosylase SLT domain-containing protein, with amino-acid sequence MKKIFLLLFIFISSVYSNSLRLSEKDILILKEIKSLSNEKMIQYSLMAIAIKESSLGKNLVNDKSKDYGLFQANIKTVLSREDVDDTKENREYFSNKLVTDIRYAVNNALLEIQYWQGVHDESWAKTWASYNTGWKYESKTGLLYATSIYKIIKTLKLEYKL; translated from the coding sequence ATGAAAAAAATATTCTTACTTCTATTTATTTTTATTTCATCTGTTTATTCTAATTCTCTTAGATTATCTGAAAAAGATATTTTGATTTTAAAAGAGATAAAATCTCTTTCAAATGAGAAAATGATTCAATATTCTTTAATGGCAATTGCTATAAAAGAGTCTTCATTAGGTAAAAATTTAGTGAATGATAAATCTAAAGATTATGGATTATTTCAAGCAAATATCAAAACTGTGTTATCAAGAGAAGATGTTGATGATACAAAAGAAAATAGAGAGTATTTCTCAAATAAATTAGTAACAGATATTCGTTATGCTGTTAATAATGCTTTATTAGAAATACAGTATTGGCAAGGTGTTCATGATGAATCATGGGCAAAAACTTGGGCCTCTTATAATACAGGTTGGAAATATGAAAGTAAAACTGGTTTACTTTATGCCACAAGTATTTATAAGATTATTAAAACACTAAAATTAGAATATAAACTATAA
- the nuoN gene encoding NADH-quinone oxidoreductase subunit NuoN encodes MLEPISFSLESLNLGTLAPMMIAIIGAISILLTDLFNTEKHKSLYVVLVILFLTFDLFTLLAYSGDERGLFDMMLLDGIAILSQVIIISGSILFIFLGLSKLRFQDFRHAEYFALYLFMVAGFQFMVSSDSLILIFVGLETASLSLYTMIAMHNRMVSIEAAIKYFTMGALAAAFFVFGSMIFYALTGSLELAQISEVLSSQGYLSADNFSNYAMVLVGFVFMFAALGFKLSLFPFHTWVPDVYTGSTSALAGFLSVIPKMAGFVVALRFFEVFVHSGDMIIHTMLYITVVLTMTIPNIIALQQTDIKRMLAYSSVSNAGMAMAAILIGTTQATSALFLYWILFTVTNFGAFGMLWLNRGKEYGDYKSPYAFIKFSGLAQISPFTASILALFLFALTGLPPFALFWGKMYLISSAVNAGEIALAVIIVLNSAIAAYYYLRPVSYMFLRDPEEGAKTKFMQNASLPMKSVVGFAVFLAVTSIFFIEPLLNVISYYVGTTSF; translated from the coding sequence ATGCTTGAGCCTATTTCATTTAGTTTAGAAAGTTTAAACCTTGGTACTTTAGCTCCAATGATGATTGCAATCATTGGTGCAATTAGTATTTTATTAACTGACCTTTTTAATACTGAAAAACATAAATCGTTATACGTTGTTTTAGTTATATTATTCTTAACGTTTGACCTATTTACATTACTTGCTTACTCTGGTGATGAGAGAGGTTTATTTGATATGATGTTACTTGATGGTATTGCGATACTATCTCAGGTTATCATTATTTCAGGTTCGATTCTATTTATTTTCCTAGGATTATCTAAGTTAAGATTCCAAGATTTCAGACATGCTGAATATTTTGCTTTATATTTATTTATGGTAGCAGGATTCCAGTTTATGGTAAGTTCGGATTCATTAATTTTAATCTTCGTTGGATTAGAAACAGCATCATTGTCATTATACACAATGATTGCAATGCATAATAGAATGGTTTCAATTGAAGCCGCAATCAAATACTTTACAATGGGAGCATTAGCTGCTGCATTCTTCGTATTTGGTTCTATGATTTTCTATGCATTAACTGGTTCATTAGAATTAGCACAAATATCTGAAGTATTAAGTTCTCAAGGGTATTTATCAGCTGATAACTTCTCTAACTATGCAATGGTATTAGTTGGATTTGTATTTATGTTTGCTGCTCTTGGATTTAAATTATCATTATTCCCATTCCATACTTGGGTTCCAGATGTTTATACAGGTTCAACTTCTGCATTAGCAGGGTTCTTATCTGTTATTCCTAAAATGGCAGGTTTTGTAGTTGCACTTAGATTCTTTGAAGTATTTGTACATAGTGGTGATATGATTATTCATACAATGCTTTACATTACAGTTGTTTTAACAATGACTATTCCAAATATCATTGCATTACAACAAACTGATATTAAAAGAATGTTAGCTTACTCATCTGTATCAAATGCAGGTATGGCAATGGCGGCTATTTTAATTGGAACAACGCAAGCAACTTCAGCCCTATTCTTATACTGGATTTTATTTACAGTTACTAACTTTGGTGCCTTTGGTATGTTATGGTTAAATAGAGGTAAAGAGTATGGAGATTATAAATCACCATATGCATTTATTAAGTTCTCAGGACTTGCTCAAATTTCACCGTTTACAGCTTCAATTTTAGCTCTATTCTTATTTGCTTTAACTGGTCTTCCTCCGTTTGCATTATTCTGGGGAAAAATGTACTTAATTTCAAGTGCTGTTAATGCTGGAGAAATTGCTTTAGCTGTAATTATTGTACTTAACTCTGCAATTGCTGCATACTACTACTTAAGACCTGTTTCATACATGTTCTTAAGAGATCCAGAAGAGGGTGCAAAAACTAAGTTTATGCAAAATGCTTCATTACCAATGAAATCGGTAGTTGGATTTGCAGTATTCTTAGCAGTTACATCTATTTTCTTTATAGAACCTTTATTAAACGTAATTTCTTACTACGTAGGAACTACAAGCTTCTAA
- a CDS encoding NADH-quinone oxidoreductase subunit M: MENILSMLIFFPAVAATVGFLIHKDSMRQYGVVVTVVEFVLALLLWYHFDSSVAGMQFVQTLPLIPTMGINFVAGVDGVSLFLIVMITFMTMISIIALTEKRNVKNLIITMLYLQMTMVGVFVALDVIMFYIFWELTLIPMFYIIGFWGAERRFYAAIKFFLYTFTGSVIMLIGMLYFGYVYHEATGVWSFNLLDWYGAVLPFDVQLWLFIAFFFGFAVKVPMIPFHTWLPIAHGQAPTIGSIILAAVLLKMETYGFIRFSLPLFPDASVYFMWFMAGLGIIAIIYTAMLAYAQEDMKQMIAYSSVSHMGVIILGVFALNVEGITGAVYLMIGHGIVSGALFMSVGVLYDRRKTKMIKEFGGLAHNMPMFALVYAIVLMASIGLPLTIGFIGEFLSLLGFFKASPILAFIASLTIVLSAIYMLAMYKRTFFGKLTNPKNKDLKDIFGREAVALFSLVALIIALGIYPKVILDPLNTTVKHLTQVMQIKAVNQDTKDKLKALNSIGEVK, encoded by the coding sequence ATGGAAAATATTTTATCTATGCTGATATTCTTCCCAGCAGTAGCAGCTACTGTTGGATTTTTAATTCATAAAGATTCAATGAGACAGTACGGGGTTGTTGTTACTGTTGTTGAGTTTGTATTAGCATTGTTATTATGGTACCACTTTGATTCAAGTGTGGCAGGAATGCAGTTTGTTCAAACCTTACCTTTAATCCCAACTATGGGTATTAATTTTGTAGCGGGTGTTGATGGGGTTTCATTATTCTTAATTGTAATGATTACATTTATGACGATGATCTCAATTATTGCATTAACTGAAAAAAGAAATGTTAAAAACCTAATCATTACAATGTTATATTTACAAATGACTATGGTTGGTGTATTCGTAGCTCTTGATGTTATTATGTTCTATATTTTCTGGGAACTAACTCTTATTCCAATGTTTTATATCATTGGATTCTGGGGAGCAGAGAGAAGATTCTACGCAGCAATCAAGTTCTTCTTATATACATTTACAGGTTCAGTTATTATGCTTATTGGTATGTTATATTTTGGATATGTTTACCACGAAGCAACAGGAGTTTGGAGCTTTAACTTATTAGACTGGTATGGTGCAGTTTTACCATTTGATGTTCAGTTATGGTTATTTATTGCATTCTTCTTTGGATTTGCAGTAAAAGTACCAATGATTCCTTTCCATACTTGGTTACCTATTGCACATGGACAAGCACCAACAATTGGTTCTATTATCCTTGCAGCGGTATTATTAAAAATGGAAACATATGGATTTATTAGATTTTCTCTTCCTTTATTCCCAGATGCAAGTGTTTACTTCATGTGGTTTATGGCAGGTCTTGGAATCATAGCTATTATCTATACAGCAATGTTAGCTTACGCACAAGAAGATATGAAACAAATGATTGCATACTCTTCAGTATCTCACATGGGTGTAATTATTCTTGGGGTATTTGCATTAAATGTTGAAGGTATAACAGGGGCTGTTTATCTGATGATTGGTCACGGAATTGTATCCGGAGCACTATTTATGAGTGTTGGGGTACTTTACGATAGACGTAAAACCAAGATGATTAAAGAGTTTGGTGGATTAGCACACAATATGCCAATGTTCGCACTTGTTTATGCAATTGTATTAATGGCATCTATTGGATTACCTTTAACAATTGGATTCATCGGTGAGTTCTTATCATTATTAGGATTCTTTAAAGCATCTCCAATTTTAGCATTTATTGCATCACTTACTATTGTATTAAGTGCAATTTATATGTTAGCAATGTACAAAAGAACATTCTTTGGTAAATTAACAAACCCTAAAAACAAAGATTTAAAAGATATCTTTGGTAGAGAAGCGGTTGCTTTATTCTCATTAGTGGCATTAATTATTGCATTAGGTATTTACCCAAAAGTGATTTTAGATCCATTAAATACAACTGTTAAACATTTAACACAAGTTATGCAGATTAAAGCTGTTAATCAAGATACAAAAGACAAATTAAAAGCTTTAAATTCAATAGGGGAGGTTAAGTAA
- the nuoL gene encoding NADH-quinone oxidoreductase subunit L, with translation MEKYIYIALFAPLVGSLVAALFSMRKKTAFTGWFTSFMLAVSMFASLKLLHFVYTTDTVLNVILFQWIETGSLEIPFGFVVDQVSVVMMSVVTVVSTMVHIHSIGYMEHDKGFNRYFSYLSAFVFSMLVLVMSDNFAVLFIGWEGVGVCSWLLIGFWYHKESASWAANEAFIMNRVGDLGLLLGMFLLYWNLGTLQYDAVFANISTLDHSLIVWIGGLLFLGAMGKSAQFPLHTWLADAMEGPTPVSALIHAATMVTAGVYLVVRSNELYTLVPEVGYAIAALGAFVAIFAATMALVNNDMKRIIAYSTLSQLGYMFVAAGLGAYWVALFHLATHAFFKSVLFLGAGNVMHAMNDELDIRKMGGLHNKMKATSIIMLVASLALAGIFPLAGFFSKDKILEAAFNADAFLLWGTLWVTAGLTAFYSFRLVFKIFFGKQNYSDADFHPHEAKNFVIAAMIPLAVLAVIAGWFEHAFIDFVTKTLPTWEASNTASSTVWILILITTAVAVGGIAVAYVKYYKGDGFSKEWENNALYKLFINQYYIPVFYDKFISKPYYAMSVWFFNVIEIKVIDNAIDGIAHFINKAGATARPIQSGNLSTSLRLMVVGLIMGLIFALVLAVL, from the coding sequence ATGGAAAAATATATATACATTGCACTTTTTGCCCCATTAGTTGGTTCATTAGTAGCAGCATTATTCTCTATGAGAAAGAAAACAGCTTTCACAGGATGGTTCACATCTTTTATGTTAGCTGTTTCTATGTTCGCTTCATTAAAATTATTACATTTTGTTTATACGACAGATACTGTATTAAACGTAATTTTATTCCAATGGATTGAAACAGGAAGTTTAGAAATCCCATTTGGATTTGTTGTTGATCAAGTATCAGTTGTAATGATGTCTGTTGTAACTGTAGTATCTACTATGGTTCATATTCATTCAATTGGTTATATGGAACACGATAAAGGTTTTAATAGATATTTCTCTTACCTTTCTGCGTTTGTGTTCTCTATGCTTGTTCTTGTAATGTCTGATAACTTCGCCGTATTATTCATCGGTTGGGAAGGTGTTGGAGTTTGTTCATGGTTATTAATCGGATTCTGGTATCACAAAGAATCTGCATCATGGGCAGCTAATGAAGCATTTATTATGAACAGAGTTGGGGATTTAGGTCTTTTACTTGGTATGTTCTTATTATACTGGAACCTTGGAACATTACAATACGATGCAGTATTTGCAAATATCTCTACACTTGATCATTCATTAATCGTTTGGATTGGTGGTTTATTATTCCTAGGTGCTATGGGTAAATCAGCTCAGTTCCCATTACATACATGGCTTGCTGATGCAATGGAAGGTCCTACACCTGTTTCTGCGTTAATTCACGCAGCAACTATGGTAACAGCTGGGGTTTATTTAGTAGTAAGATCAAATGAATTATATACATTAGTTCCTGAGGTTGGATATGCAATTGCAGCACTTGGTGCATTTGTAGCAATTTTTGCAGCAACTATGGCTTTAGTAAATAATGATATGAAAAGAATTATTGCATACTCAACATTATCTCAATTAGGATATATGTTCGTAGCAGCTGGTCTTGGTGCTTATTGGGTGGCATTATTCCACCTTGCAACTCATGCCTTCTTTAAATCAGTATTATTCTTAGGTGCTGGTAACGTTATGCATGCAATGAATGATGAATTAGATATTAGAAAAATGGGTGGCTTACATAATAAAATGAAAGCAACTTCAATTATTATGCTTGTAGCTTCTCTTGCACTTGCTGGTATTTTCCCATTAGCTGGTTTCTTCTCAAAAGATAAAATTTTAGAAGCAGCATTTAATGCAGATGCATTCCTATTATGGGGAACATTATGGGTAACTGCTGGTTTAACAGCATTCTATTCATTTAGATTAGTATTTAAAATTTTCTTCGGAAAACAAAACTATTCAGATGCAGATTTCCATCCTCATGAAGCTAAAAACTTTGTAATTGCAGCAATGATTCCATTAGCTGTACTTGCAGTAATAGCTGGATGGTTTGAACATGCCTTTATTGATTTTGTTACAAAAACATTACCAACATGGGAAGCTTCAAATACAGCAAGCTCAACTGTATGGATTTTAATTCTAATTACAACTGCTGTTGCAGTTGGTGGTATTGCAGTAGCTTATGTTAAATACTACAAAGGTGATGGATTTAGTAAAGAATGGGAAAATAATGCACTTTATAAATTATTTATAAATCAATATTATATTCCAGTGTTCTATGACAAATTTATCTCTAAACCATATTACGCAATGTCTGTTTGGTTCTTTAATGTGATTGAAATTAAAGTTATTGACAATGCAATTGATGGAATCGCTCACTTTATTAATAAAGCAGGTGCGACAGCTAGACCTATTCAATCAGGTAATTTATCAACATCTTTAAGATTAATGGTAGTAGGACTTATTATGGGTCTTATTTTCGCATTAGTCTTAGCGGTACTATAA
- the nuoK gene encoding NADH-quinone oxidoreductase subunit NuoK, with product MTLNAYLILSTVLFCIGLAGVIRRKNVLMLFFSTEIMLNAVNVGLAAVSKFHGDLSGQMFAFFIIAVAAAEVAIGLGLLILWYKRTGSINLDDIQGMKG from the coding sequence ATGACACTTAATGCCTATTTAATACTATCAACGGTTCTTTTTTGTATAGGACTTGCTGGTGTAATTAGAAGAAAAAATGTTTTAATGCTTTTTTTCTCTACAGAAATTATGTTAAATGCTGTTAACGTTGGTCTTGCAGCTGTATCTAAATTCCATGGGGATTTATCTGGTCAAATGTTTGCATTCTTTATTATCGCAGTTGCGGCTGCTGAAGTTGCAATTGGTCTTGGATTATTAATTCTTTGGTACAAAAGAACAGGTTCTATTAACTTAGATGATATTCAAGGGATGAAGGGATAA